Genomic segment of Odontesthes bonariensis isolate fOdoBon6 chromosome 10, fOdoBon6.hap1, whole genome shotgun sequence:
CTTTACCAAATAGTAGAGCAGGATGATACGGATCCCCAAACTAATCCACAAGTGTCAAACCATCAGAGTTTAGCATCTACTCAGCTACAACAGCAGATAAAACAAGTAGTATGCGAGTATGATGTCATTTTCTTACGTATTTTGTCCATATGAATGTGTTTTAAGGTCAAGAGTACAAGATTTGAATGAGTTAGGATTCGAGTCCAAACAAACACCGTCATTTTGTACACTAATAAGCACACTGAATAAAAACACTTGGTTGTGACTATACTTGAAATCCCAATGATTTGTTGTTGCTACTGTTCTTCCACTTTTTCTGTGGAATTTGAGACATTTTTTACATTCAGATAGTGATTTGtggtcattttattttgtggtGTTGGCTTCTCCCCATATTTCAAAAGCTTCCCCTTCAGGTTTTCCCTTCTAAGTGCACAGAAAAGCACTAAACATCGTAGACTGCTATATCATTATCGTATTTTCTTCAACATGGACCAAAGTCTTGACATTCAGTAATCCAGAAAAAAAGCATATCAAATGCAATATGTTATCACCAAGGTCATTTTCAATACAAATCCATCTCATTTTGTTTCCCTAACATTAACCAAGTAGTTTATTGTGTGTCAAACAGCAATGAAACAGCAAGCTAAAGCACAAGGAAACTGCAACTGAAAATGACATTTCGAGTTACTTTCAAACTGAGCGCTGACAAGCTGGACAATCCTGTTCCTTTTCTGTCCATCCATAAGTTTCAGAAATGGTTTCTAATTTTATTTTGTCTGACCACTAAACAGTTTtcccactttgcctcagtccaccTTAAATGGGCTTTGGTCGAGAAAAATCAACAGCGTTTCCAGATCGTGAGTCTATCAGTCCATATGAtggtttccatgacagaatcatgtctgtttttaatgcagacgTCCATGAGGATCCACAGAGCACGGGCATGCAGCATTCACATCTTCGGCCTCACTAATGTGCTCTTTCccagtcatgttactgacctgttgccaatttATCAATTTAGTTGCAACGTGTTCCTCGGCCGTTTCTTTTCAGAACTTCACTTCACTCTCCTTGTTTCAAATTCAGCATGAGCTAATATATTTCGTGAAACGGTAAAAATGCcttactttcaacatttgatgatgttttctatgttctgttgtgaataaaatagtggtttatcacatttgttttttcttttctctattTTACACAGCTGTTTTGGGACGGAGTTTGTATTTCCATGCAACTCCATGTGCTGATATTTGAGGTTGGGGTGATAAATGTGTTCATTCCGTGTTGGACAACACAAAACACTGACCCAGCTGAAATAGAGGAAGCTGTGGTTTTTGCTTGTTTGGCATTAACTAGTTTTATCAGCTCGTTTACTTCTTAATTAAAAACTAAGATAAAGTAGCCTTCACTTAATCTTCGAATGCAATCATAAGTTGATGTGAAGGTGGCAAATTAAACATCTGATTGATGTTGTGCAGCTGTTTACTCCGGCTGTCTAATGTATGTAGCAGAACATATATACTGGTGATAATGTTTTGCataataaaaaacacaagatgATAGTGATTTCAAAattcagaggaagagggggGGGCACAATGTAAGACTGAGGCACATCAAAGGATAGCTTTGAATGCATATGTTCTGCTGACGTGGTGGATAAATGTACAACCCAAGAACCAGGATGGGATAAACACTGGGAAACTCATTGTTGCGCTCTgattttttgaatttttttatccAGTAAGAAATGCATTTGTAAAGTTTCCAACTTCTACATTTTCAACTAATCTCGGTTACAGGACTAGTTTGAGAGTGACAAGACatacattaaaggataagaccggttttttgacattgggcccttgatttcacattataacatgatgtactactcacccctgcttgttgttgaacatttggagctgttccgaagatatttgcgaagcgtctggctgctctcttgagatattcggccatgaaacggtttcctatgggcaagcttatacaggcacaatctatgctgtttataatttattaattactgtacactagcactgataacgtggaggtgcgtcgcttacttaaaaaaaatccgggttactaattttgaattttagccgaatgaataaataggcagcaggtctgtgggctgtctgtggcagtagcacgacgaggacgtcagtaacacccactttacaacaaaaaaaaaaaatcaaatttttaAGTAAGCCACGCACCTCcgcgttatcagtgctagtgtacagtaattaataaattataaacagcatagtttgtgcctgtataaatttgcccataggaaaccgtttcatggccgaatatctcaagagagcagccagacgcctctcgaatatcttcggaacagctccaaatgacaaacaacaagcaggggtgagtagaacatcatgttataatgtgaaatcaagggcccaatgtcaaaaaaccggtcttatcctttaagcactACGGACTGGGTTTTCTGAGTTTTGGGTGAAGGGCTCCCTCTAGCTACACTTACATGAATGTGATGAGTCCTGCTTGAAAATTCCAAGTTACTTAAATAACTGCTGGAGAATGAATAATCCAAACATCTTGGtgcaaataataataaaaaaaaaaggttctatATCTGTAAGGCACAATTATAGTTAATGTAAAATCCTGATTTCTCACTACGTCTGCCATCCAGATGGTTTCTTCCTGCAGGCTGTCGTTACAGCGACACACATTTGAAATGCTCATTCCATCTTTTACATTGTGTACATGTTCACTTCAGTGAATAAAACATTCCCCTATAGAGTTTTTCTGGTATTTCCTACCCAAAAGACATTCAATCTGAGCATTAAATGGGAAGTCaagttttgttaagtttctcACGTTCAGCTACTCTTCTAGCAAGCCTGCTTTTTGCTAAAATCTATGTTGCTCTTACAATATTTCAAATGAACACTTAAAGAAAAAGCAAATGAATACAAAATTgttaagaaaaataagaaacttTGGGTGGTTTACGaatgaaactttaaaaaataaaatgtggtgCAAACTCGTAAAATCAAAATAGCTAACTTTATTTGTCAAAGACAATTTGATACAAAAGGGCATACTGGGACCCATTAGAAATTCACAAGTAGGaacctgtatttttttttagttttttttttttttttttaaaccccaatGAAAGAAGGTAACAtttcaaaaaaaagaaaagaaaaaaaagggatacAGAATTGATTGTTTAGTTTCTGGATAAGCCACAGTTTCCAATGAAAGAGCTTTGCACACGGACTGTAAAAGGGCTGTCGTCAGTTCATAGCCTCTGCATTTGTATCCAAAAGTGACTTCAATAGAAAGAAAATACACATGAAATGAGCATTTTATAGTGTCATAAAGCTGGGATCCAACATCCTTTTCTTTAGAAATCCAACACAGTCCTGACCCATTATTTGTGAAAAATCCATTTGTCTCATCTCATAATAAAAGCATCACACAAGTCTCACCGATTCCTAGAATtgcaaaaatgattttttttcttccttttttaaagTTCAAACTGAAGGTGCACACTTTTTCAAACAAGCCCCCCCAAAGCCtgcacaaaacaaccacaaaccaTGCATTCTTTcctcccccacacacacacaaaaaaagtcttGGTTTGATTACGTATCTGACCTCAGCAAGGCACTGCATGAGTCCTGCAGGGAATCGAAAGCTAAGAGCTAAACACAGACTGAGACAAAACATTTCAAGCCTCACATGAGCTATATAAATGAGCCTTGTGTTTGGGTAGCTCTCAATAACCAGTTGAAAACGTTTCCGATGTACATGTTGGATTTTAAGGTTTTAACAGAGCCGATGACATATGAAAACAAAGACGGTAGCAACAAAGTTTGAACACATTCAGAGGAGTCCGATGAGCCCAAAGGGGACAACAATAAAACACGAACAGCTAGATGAGCAACGTTGCCTGCAACATAAAGAACTTCAGACAGCCATTATGGGAGAATGTGACCAGTGAAGACATGAAGAATTAAATGACAAACAGTCATTTCAGAGGAAATTGCAAATACAATTTACTATattgtcttgatttcttttcccCCTCAACAGGTTAAGACAGGAAAATAAAGTATGTTGCGTATGAGGAGAATAAAACAATACAAATGTGCTAAAACAAGCAGCTAATTCACAAAGAAAATACTTCTTTTCACCACTCAAGGAAAATATATCAGTGAATGTGTAAAGGATTTACAAAATTTAGTCCCTTactcaaaaaataaaataaaatgaaacttGTACCATTTTCTTTCTCCATTAGAACCCcttttaaataaatatgaaacaaaagaattcactttcacacacacacattaaaatcCAACAGTTAAGGAATGCAAATTTGTTAGCTTACATAACTTAAGGGGAAAatcatttaacatttttatgagaaaaaaaaatacatgacaGGTTGCAGGACCTTTTCACGCCATTAGACACACAACATGACAACGCGTCTTATTGCTCATCTCAACTGAAAATCAGATCAGTGTAGCTTCCCCAAAAACAACAGAGCCGTGTAATATCACGTGAAGATGAAGCCTGATATGAAAACtgcagaaaagacaaaaaaaagaaactgaacattCAGTGTCAAGATAAGATGAAGCAATCCTTTACCTGATAGGTAATCGATTTAAGGCATGAACATTAACTTCCTCAGCTGATTTGAAGTGCATATACCGAACAATAACAGGATGTCCCTGTCCTGAAATCCTTTCATAAGTCCAAAACTTCCACTTGATCCTTCCTGAAGCCAACACGGCTCTACGAAGCAGAGATGCACTTATGCTTTAATTCACCCACGATACACGCTGGACGCTTTCAGAAAACTACGAGGGATTTGTGAGGATGAAAGCTAAATACCTGCTGGGTGCTTCCCCACATGACAGCCGGGTGCCTTTGGGGGCTTCTGTCTTCAGGCATccggtgagtttttttttcccctcatctcTCGCCCACTTAAACCCTTCGCTTAAAAACAAAATTTAAGatgtaaaatgaaagaaaaagaaacacgtcACACCTTTAAATACCTGCACCAAACCCACATCTAATAACACTCTCACACAGTTTGCATCAAAAACATTAAGACTTTGCTCTGCTCTGAACACCTGAGACTATGGCTAAACGCCTAGTTAACTAATAGAGAACATGATCAGTATTAGTTTTTACCCGCAAGCATAACTGCAGCTGTCGATCATCACTTGTTTTCCTACACACTCATAAAACATCTTTTGCTTGTATACGCTAAGAGTACATTTTCTTAAATGGTATTTGAGCGCTTGACATCTTAAAGACTAAAATGGAAATGTGTAAGAATATGAAAAGTAtgcttgaaaataaaaaaattacttAATTTAAGCATCTTGTGAGCCTTTCTGTCCCCATCTATTATAACAATGAGGGTTCAGTTTCCCCCCAAGAAAGTTCAAACACACTTGGGTACACTTAAAGTGGTGGAAGATGACAAACTACCGTAAAACCACCACATGGGAGTCGGTGAGGGCTTGAATGTCATGATCTCTTTCATGGACCGAGACATTACAGGATCCAGTTTTTCAGGATTCGAGTGTTCAAAATTATTTTACGGGGAAAAACctttttacttttgctctgtacTAAGAACGCGTGCTATTGttgggagagaagaagaaaaaaaaagaagaaagaatgagCAAAATGTGTGAAACTGCACCATAACTCCCAGACGCTTTTGGTAAGTCATCTCCAGAATCTGTACGACAATTGAAGCTGGTTTCAGCTTCAGTCGGACGTTGTGGGACgcaaacttttctcctttttcagaaaacaaaacaaacaaaaaaaaaaacctttgtgtGAGCGGTCAGAAACCAGGCTTCAGAATCTCGGCATGTGTGTGAATCAGTGCTAAGAAAACCCTAAGAGTCCCAATGCCGTACATGCACACAACACCTCCACTATCCAATGGGATAAAACATTATTAACAACATCCAAAACCTCACTGGATACAAAATATCAAAACAACAttcataaataatttaaatagcTATTCTAAAGCTAAACTCTTGGTCTAAAATTTGAAAATGGCCACAACGAAGTGCTGATGATGTACAAATTAGGAAAATTGAGATTTTTGTGGTCGGGGTGGTATTTTGGGGGATCACTGATAATTACTACAGACGACACCTTCCCAAAGCTCACAGTTCAAACATTAAGCTTCTCACAAAGCTTTGTCCATGAAATCTTGGTTCGCAGCATTCCTTTAGACATAGATTTGCTTGTTTTCCGTCTAACCGTCCCCCAGAACGTGTGACAAGTCCCCAAAATCACAGTCAAACAATTCACTGATGCCTTCATTGTCCTCAAGTCCAAAGTGGTAATCGTGACTGTGAGGAGGGGACAGGTTAATAAAACTGTCCAATGGGAGAGGGAGGCCCTCTCCATTCAGGAAGTCCGAGGAGGAAAGTGGTGAGAGGTCAAAGTCAGCAATATCTCCGAGGCTGGAGAACGGGTCGCCTCCCAGGAGGGATTCTGTTACAGAACGGAAATGTGAAAAAGTGCAGCATGAAAACAAGAGCATTGATGGCATCAGGTGCTTTAAAACAGCAGCCTTTTCAGAGCCCTAATAACTAGAAATGCAGAAGCTCCCTCCTATTTACATGCACATGGTGAGAAGTAAGGCTGACTGCAATTTTTATTACTTTCACACTTTGTATTCTAACTGTTGCACAGCCATTCCCCTCGGGATAAAtaaagcttcttgaatcttgagtCACTTTTGGCAGCCAGAAAAGTAGTCTCGTGTAACTGCATTGTGCCCAATTCTGATTAAATCTGTATGTGTGCAGTAACCGGTTAAACACATGAACATCTCTGGAACCAAACattacaaaagtaaaaaaacatcTACCGTATAAACAACTGTTAGCTTCTAAAAACTCCAGAGGCAGTGGAACAGACCAACAGTGAAGTTTACTGAGCTGATAAGCAAGAGAGGAACAATAACACAAGTTGGATTTGTCTATTGCTGGCTGTCCGTTACTTCACGTACTTCAGCCTTGCTGTGGTGTGGAATGCAATCGGAGAAAAACCCATGAATGTATCCTCTCTTTCAGGGAGCTCTGCAACCCTCATAACCCTTTAGAACAGTTTAAAATTGTCTAAAACTGCTTCTGGAACTGTTCCCTAATGTATCCATTCTCCTTCTGGACCTATGAATTAAACCCACTGAGCAGCACAAGTTCTCCTTGTTGGTGCACACGACAAAGTGTCAACGTTTTGAACAAACAGCAGCTAGATTCCTCCAAAAAGACCTTCGAGGACTTGCCAATCCTCCGGCACTTCTCCGACTCACTCTCAGAGGATATTTAAATTACATTGCAGTTTTAAAGTCACCGAGTACTGCTTATCAGAAAGCCTCAATGGGCCGCGTTACAGTCACCATCTCAGACTTATCTCTGTCAGATAACAGAAAGACGTGTAAATGAGAACAGCTTTACTGGGAATTTAAGCTGCGCAGCATGTACAGCATATGAGAGAAGAAAGGAGATTTAAAGCtaaaattcaaatgaacctttCTACCATGTCGGTTAGATGTCTTTATTTTCCAATTCTAGTAGCACTACTATGCTATTACTATATAATAGTACGAGTGCTATGGCTCCTTAGTGCTTAGGCTCAACTTAGTCAAAATAAATGTGAATTCTTTAACAAATATCAACACTTGCCTGTTTCACCACTTAACAGCAGTGCTGAGGGTTCCTGCTGGGAGGTTACTGTCACTGTAGATGATGTGGATGTTGGTGATAAACCAACTTCCTGGGCCGCTGTGCACGTTTTGGGCTGTGCTTGCTCTGCAGTTTGCGTGGGAGGTGGTACAGGGAACGTGTCAGCGTCAGTTTTGGAGGGACTGCTGCCCGTCACGGGGCTGCACACACCAGAGCTGTCTTCTGGACAGAGGAAGACGTCGATCGGACCTTGTGTGCTCTTTAGCGACACCTGGTAACTCTGAAACACGCAGACAGACACACCGCACTGTGAGGGGAAATTCACACAAATGCAAAAGAGACGACTCAAAAGGCTGTAAAACTCGTGTTCAAGGCCTTCACCTCGCTGGGCTCTGAAACTTGCATCTGGGTCTCTGGCGGAGCTCTGATCACCATGACCAGCTGGTCTGGGGAGTCAAATGACTGCCTCAGGTCCTGGCAGCGCACGTAACCCAGCGTGATGAACACAGTAATTAAGGAATACAAGATCCTTATAAGAtttcattttacatttctttaaTCAGGGCTCGTTTGCAGGGCACGACTCCGAGAGCAGCTGGGGTTCAAGTTTGTTTCTTAAAAGCCGCTGGCACCATAACAAGGCCAACCGTCCTGTCCACCGCTTCTGCCCCACAGCCGCGTCCGTCTTAATGAGGACCGGACACTAAAATATCGGATCAAACTACCATCAGCCATTTTGGCTCCACTGGTGCCGTTCCAGTTACTTTTAGTTGATCAATCATAATTCACGATTGGACCGATTTAACCCTACAGTTACCAGTGATGACACCCGATGCTGGCCAAAAGGATATTTCTTGTTCTGGGGGTCCTCTGTGAGCAGCCGGAGCTGTAGGTTGCATTTGGAAATTAGTTCATCCAGCTGCTCCTCAGCCTCTGTGAGGTTACACACATCCCTCTGCAGCTCCTTATGGCGTGAAACCAGGGTTGCATCAATTCGATTACCACTGTAGGGCAATGTCGCACAGAGACACGAGAACACGGAGTTATTCGTGGATTCTTTCAATGAATTTAAATTGAAGTTCTGCCTTTCACCAAGATTGCACAAAAACTAGAAAGCTAAATCTTTATAAAACTTGGCAGAAAAGTGAAGCATGAGCACAAAAAGAACCTAGAAACTTGGATCCAGAGCACTTTCTTTAACATTGTCAGAGGGAACTAGCTTTGGCAGAGAAGGTTTGTTCCACGGGGCCTTTTACTTTACATCTGTAATAAGCTGCGTGTTACTTTTGAGTGCTGATAAATGCTTTCATTTACTGCCTCTGTGCACATTACCCGAGCAATTATCGTTTATTTTTCATACTCACAGCCACTGGATGTTGTTTTTGGACTTCTTAGAGATGAGCTGGATTCCCTCCAGTACATTGGTGATATCATAGATGCGTCTCTTCTGGACATCCAGTACTTGCGAGGCCCAGTTCAGATCCACCACGCCATCAGCCGACTGAGACAGCAGGTCCAGAAAGCGCTTGGTGGTCAGGTTTAAGGAGGTGTCATACCGTGACTTCTCTGTTGTGTTTCGAGGAActaggagaagaaaaaaaaaaggcaaacacaTAAAGGCTTACAAATCCTGCCCTGGAACAGACTGAATACTTTTTACCTGTCAAACATCAGTTTGACAGCCACCTCTGAGCTACAAACTTAAACACTGAAAATctaatgtttggatgaaaaacTGGGTCGAACAATAAGGCGGGTCTGCTTGGTCTTTCAGTGAACGGCTGATAAAATCTAAAAGCAACCACatatgctccaaagttccatctttttgtaaaaacagcaaagtcAAAGTCTATATTTAcacagccaaattcccaataaagatGCTGACTTTCACGTATTTTTCGGCTTCTTTTGTCAGACGGGGAACACTaaatgaaaatcagcccattaaaaaTACATGTCAACTCGCGGCCACTTAaatcatttccagactgtcgctttGCTCGAACAAAATCCGGATTTTACAACCGCAGAGTCATCCGACAAAATCATCATTTAAGTAACTTGAAGACAACATCTGTAAAGTTATTATATTCATACTATACATTATGCAATTATCTCCTACAGAGCGTGTTTTGAACGTTtcctcacacagtccacagcttCAGACATGCTCTAGTCAATAACTCATTACTGTACACTGGGACAAAGACCGTGGTCCAGTCGCTGATCAAGTTAAGCTGTAACCATAGCTCGACTCAACATTGCCTGTAACCATGCTGAAAGTTGCTTCATAGTAGTCCAAGTACTGAGGAAGACTACTGAAGCGGTTTAAAGAACTTCAAAcaagccagaaggcttttttcCTGCTTGCACTAGTAATGAGACAGAGTTTAGGCAGCCCACTCTCCAATGCTGTCAGTTCTGTGGTGAAGTCTGGTTCATGCTGGGCTTTACTGGCCAACAGCAGGCACTGAGGGAGCagtgcagaagaagaagaagaagaagaagaagaagagcgtACATAAAGCATTCACTGATAGAATGTAGATTCATCTAGTTTGGCCTGGaggaaataaataatcaaaactcaCAAGTGAAAGCCAAACTGAGCAGCTGAACTTTAGACTACAATGAGACGACGGGCAGTTCACAGAAGCAACTGTTGGAggtgggaggggggggtggggggggtatATGTGATGGTGCCTTCGTAGGACAAAACGTTAAGTGTTTCAATAAATCAGAGGAAGCAGAAACTTAAAGGAATCTTTGCTTTTTATGTCCAGTgttacttaaaggggaactccggggcatttgaagcgcaatcccattgctagaggttgtcaaatacaatacatgcccagtaatattgttgtaatgttttaaatacttgaacgcagtttttctagagaagataattgctttgtatatgggattatcgtccattgactcttttgggctttcacatgcgcgagcgtaccaacaaccggtaagtgacatgctgtttataaagttgttttgtaacgtccccatgccagtaatgtgagaaccatgcatatggttttgatggtaaggcttgtgactttattgtcagatgggttataaagtggtgtgacgtttctgctgtgtgcaagttgttgttttacatggaagggttagcacttgccccttagccaccacgtattagcctcgcatgacaggctgcgtaaacagcgcaatctccgcacagggagcgccgattttcacctgtctgtgtcctactatcagtatttgacaacctctagcaatgggattgcgcttcaaatgccccggagttcccctttaagctctATAATATAAGTTCTAATAGCCTGCGCATCTCTTGGTTTGCAGTGCCTCTGTTTTATCGTGGAGCTATGATGTATTTGAGGTGGGACtgatttttttactttcttaTAGTTATTCCAAAAACATTTAACATGAAACATTTACTGTCCACACTGTTAAGAGTACACATCGTTCATGTATCGTTTGGATTTTTAACTCACATGCAGGAAGAAATAAATGTATTGGTTGTTTGGAGCAGCGATAAAACATCTCAAACAGCAACGTGCCAAGTGAAAAACCCTTGAAGTGTAATTACTCTTGACAGAAATCCAAATGGGTGGTGTTTCTGTCTGGCAGCCAACTTGAGAGACTCACATGCGTGACCATCTAAATCTTCCATCTTTAGTTTCCAAATTGCAACTGCAACAAATGATCAAAGTCAATGTTGCTGCATAATAAAAGGAACAATACTAGAACCAGGCTATGTATGGATGGAAGTCCTAATACATATCTGAGTGCATCTGctgaattgttttttgttttttgtttttttgggggggggggggggtataccTCTGGGGGGAGCAGGTGTGGAAGGTGGTGCTTGGTCTGTGGATGGTCGAGTGGTGCTGACATACTGATGGTCGCTATCCAGGTCCAACTTTCGCTTTACCTAATGAGAAACATTTggttgaaaaaagaaacatggTTACAAGTTACTACAATCATGTGATAGTTTGTGTTCAAAAGATGAGAGAAAAGTGAAACAGAATGAGCAAGGAAACTGTTCTGAGTGGAGAGCAAAACAAGATGCCGGAAAGCAACAGGTGGACACACTTGGAGCCCCTCTGCCACGAACTACAACACACGAAACTCCTTATTTAACCACTTCCCGTATTGCTGTTTCACTCTTTCTCGCCTTCATCTCCACCCCTTCCTTCCTCGTCTCCTTACCGGAGGTCTTCCCAGCGCCGGTCGTCTCTTGTCCTGGACCCCCACGTCGGCGGGGCCCTGTGGCGTGGCGAACAGCAGGATTTCCCCCGTGCT
This window contains:
- the e2f1 gene encoding transcription factor E2F1 codes for the protein MSETLITGQTSEDLLADFETLLNSGSIDLGNDHQIVIITSPSNEGLHPAAAPTSTGEILLFATPQGPADVGVQDKRRPALGRPPVKRKLDLDSDHQYVSTTRPSTDQAPPSTPAPPRVPRNTTEKSRYDTSLNLTTKRFLDLLSQSADGVVDLNWASQVLDVQKRRIYDITNVLEGIQLISKKSKNNIQWLGNRIDATLVSRHKELQRDVCNLTEAEEQLDELISKCNLQLRLLTEDPQNKKLGYVRCQDLRQSFDSPDQLVMVIRAPPETQMQVSEPSESYQVSLKSTQGPIDVFLCPEDSSGVCSPVTGSSPSKTDADTFPVPPPTQTAEQAQPKTCTAAQEVGLSPTSTSSTVTVTSQQEPSALLLSGETESLLGGDPFSSLGDIADFDLSPLSSSDFLNGEGLPLPLDSFINLSPPHSHDYHFGLEDNEGISELFDCDFGDLSHVLGDG